The proteins below come from a single Rickettsia typhi str. Wilmington genomic window:
- the mltG gene encoding endolytic transglycosylase MltG, translating to MLKNLLKTKLSLVIISLTITILMTLINFSIFYVLMPGNLAQNKTIIIEPKLSVNQIVTKLYFNKVIKYPIIFKVIAKIYSITRPIKSGEYVFTRNISPIQTLRILASGKSIIHKIVVPEGTVVSDVIKKINEESRLFGAIKGIIPEGFLMPSTYFFSYGDQKDQIIDQMRNLMSINLDKVMKHLAPDSPLKTRIEVLTLASIIEKEAGSNAEKPIIAAVFINRLKKNMKLQADPTTIYALTEGKFKLARALTKKDLLRKLPYNTYYIKGLPPGPIACPSLKSLEAVVKPAKTDALFFVVDGKGGHHFSNNLNDHNRFVEIYRKSLIKVPETPIDLKNTKKKYE from the coding sequence ATGTTAAAAAATTTATTAAAAACCAAATTATCATTAGTTATAATATCTTTAACTATAACTATATTGATGACTTTAATAAATTTTAGTATATTTTATGTTTTGATGCCTGGTAATCTTGCTCAAAATAAAACAATAATTATTGAACCTAAATTATCTGTAAATCAAATAGTTACAAAACTTTATTTTAATAAAGTAATAAAATATCCGATAATTTTTAAGGTAATCGCTAAAATTTATTCTATAACAAGACCTATTAAAAGCGGTGAATATGTGTTTACACGTAATATATCGCCTATACAAACTTTAAGAATATTAGCAAGCGGTAAATCTATAATACACAAGATTGTTGTACCAGAAGGTACAGTAGTTAGTGATGTGATCAAGAAAATTAATGAAGAAAGTCGATTATTTGGAGCAATCAAAGGTATAATACCTGAAGGTTTTTTAATGCCTTCAACGTATTTTTTTTCTTATGGTGATCAAAAAGATCAGATCATTGATCAAATGAGAAATTTAATGTCTATTAATTTAGATAAAGTAATGAAACATCTTGCACCGGATTCCCCATTAAAAACTAGAATTGAGGTTTTAACTCTTGCTTCAATAATTGAAAAAGAAGCTGGCTCAAATGCAGAAAAGCCTATTATAGCAGCAGTATTTATTAATCGTTTAAAGAAAAATATGAAGTTACAAGCCGATCCGACTACTATATATGCTTTGACTGAAGGGAAATTTAAATTAGCAAGAGCTTTAACAAAAAAAGATTTATTACGAAAGCTACCATATAATACTTATTATATCAAAGGTTTGCCACCAGGTCCAATTGCTTGTCCATCGTTGAAATCGTTAGAAGCAGTTGTCAAACCTGCTAAAACGGATGCATTATTTTTTGTAGTTGATGGTAAGGGTGGGCATCATTTTTCTAATAATCTTAATGATCATAATAGATTTGTTGAAATTTACCGTAAAAGTTTAATTAAAGTACCTGAAACTCCAATTGATCTTAAAAACACAAAAAAAAAATATGAATAA
- the cyaY gene encoding iron donor protein CyaY produces MNNTAFSKLAETTIVYIVDKIEEQDIEGIIDVDLHGDILNLDTENGIYVINTQSASKEIWLSSPVSGPHHFFYEQGKWKSRIGFELMILLTEELGIRFDKCEIF; encoded by the coding sequence ATGAATAATACAGCATTTAGTAAATTAGCCGAAACTACAATTGTATATATAGTAGATAAGATAGAAGAGCAAGATATAGAAGGGATTATAGACGTTGATTTACACGGTGATATATTAAATCTTGATACTGAGAATGGTATATATGTAATAAATACACAAAGTGCATCTAAAGAAATTTGGTTATCATCTCCAGTTAGTGGCCCTCATCATTTTTTTTATGAACAAGGAAAATGGAAAAGTAGAATAGGGTTTGAGTTGATGATTCTTTTAACTGAAGAACTCGGGATTAGATTTGATAAATGTGAAATATTTTGA
- a CDS encoding biotin transporter BioY → MRYIMNSLFKILYLNRFVAHLNTNTYILDIVKIVIGVVAIFASAQITIPIKPVAITMHSVILCIIAFTYSPRLSFLTILTFIFIGIMGLPVFCQFSSGINYFLGAAGGYYLGFLIGIPVMSVLKGKLAENWVNVTIICIIGHIIFYLCGVIWLASIIGLKQAIYSGFVIFIPSGLAKLLIFSCLFSYIKNIKSK, encoded by the coding sequence ATGAGGTATATTATGAATTCTCTATTTAAAATATTGTATCTGAATAGATTTGTCGCACATTTAAATACAAATACTTATATTCTAGATATTGTGAAAATAGTTATTGGAGTAGTTGCAATTTTTGCTTCAGCACAAATCACTATTCCTATAAAACCTGTAGCAATTACAATGCATAGCGTAATACTTTGTATTATCGCTTTTACATATAGTCCACGTCTTAGTTTTCTCACTATTTTGACTTTTATTTTTATAGGTATAATGGGTTTGCCGGTATTCTGTCAATTTTCTAGCGGAATAAATTACTTTTTAGGAGCAGCAGGTGGTTATTACCTCGGATTTTTAATCGGAATTCCTGTTATGAGTGTTTTAAAGGGTAAGTTGGCTGAGAATTGGGTAAACGTTACTATAATTTGTATTATCGGTCATATTATATTTTATCTATGCGGTGTTATCTGGCTTGCCAGTATTATAGGTTTAAAGCAGGCAATTTATAGTGGTTTTGTAATTTTTATTCCAAGCGGTCTTGCTAAACTTCTTATCTTCTCTTGCTTATTTTCTTATATTAAGAACATAAAAAGCAAATAA
- the gltX gene encoding glutamate--tRNA ligase, translated as MTKVITRFAPSPTGMLHVGNIRVALLNWLYAKKHNGKFILRFDDTDLERSKQKYKNDIERDLKFLNINCDQIFNQLSRVSRYNEIKNLLINKKRLYACYETTEELELKRKFRLSKGLPPIYDRASLNLTEKQIQKYIEQGRKPHYRFFLNDEPISWYDMIKGDIKYNGKALSDPIVIRADGSMTYMLCSVIDDIDYDITHIIRGEDHVSNTAIQIQMFEALNKIPPVFAHLSLIINKEEKISKRVGGFEIAYLKNEVGLEAMTITSFFSLLGSSLHIFPYKSIEKLVAQFEISSFSKSPTIYQQYDLERLNHKLLISLDYHEVKERLKEINADYIDENFWLSVRANLQKLSDIKDWWDICYQTPKIGNLNLDKEYLKQASELLPLGKITKDSWSIWTKEITNATGRKGKELFLPIRLALTGRKSGPEIAGILPLLKREEIIKRLVAIT; from the coding sequence ATGACAAAAGTTATAACACGCTTTGCTCCGTCACCAACCGGTATGTTACATGTTGGTAATATTAGGGTCGCATTACTTAACTGGTTATATGCAAAGAAGCATAATGGAAAATTTATTTTAAGATTTGATGATACGGATTTAGAACGTAGTAAACAAAAATATAAAAACGATATCGAGAGAGATTTAAAATTTTTAAATATTAATTGTGATCAAATATTTAATCAATTAAGTCGTGTAAGTAGATATAATGAAATTAAAAATCTATTAATAAATAAAAAAAGATTATATGCATGCTATGAGACTACAGAAGAATTAGAATTAAAACGTAAGTTTCGATTATCTAAAGGTTTACCGCCAATTTATGATAGAGCTAGCTTAAATCTCACTGAAAAACAAATACAAAAATATATAGAGCAGGGAAGAAAACCACATTATAGATTTTTTTTAAATGATGAACCAATTAGTTGGTATGATATGATCAAAGGGGATATTAAATATAATGGTAAAGCTTTAAGCGATCCAATAGTGATAAGAGCGGACGGTAGTATGACATATATGCTCTGCTCAGTTATTGATGATATTGATTATGACATTACTCATATTATTAGGGGTGAAGATCATGTTAGCAATACAGCGATTCAAATTCAGATGTTTGAAGCATTAAATAAGATCCCGCCAGTTTTTGCTCATTTGAGTTTAATAATAAATAAAGAGGAAAAAATTTCTAAGAGAGTTGGAGGGTTCGAAATCGCATATCTTAAAAATGAAGTAGGACTTGAAGCTATGACAATCACTAGCTTTTTCAGTTTACTTGGTTCATCGTTACATATCTTTCCTTATAAATCAATTGAGAAACTAGTAGCACAGTTTGAGATAAGTAGTTTCTCGAAGAGTCCAACTATCTATCAGCAGTATGATTTAGAAAGATTAAATCATAAATTATTAATAAGTTTAGATTATCATGAAGTAAAAGAACGTCTTAAAGAAATAAATGCAGATTATATTGACGAAAATTTTTGGTTATCTGTCAGGGCTAATTTGCAAAAATTAAGTGATATAAAAGACTGGTGGGATATTTGCTATCAAACTCCAAAGATAGGAAACCTAAATTTGGATAAAGAATATTTAAAGCAAGCATCAGAATTATTACCGTTAGGTAAAATTACTAAAGATAGCTGGAGCATTTGGACTAAAGAAATAACAAATGCAACAGGTAGAAAAGGTAAGGAACTATTTTTACCAATACGCCTTGCTTTAACCGGCAGAAAATCAGGACCTGAAATCGCAGGAATTTTACCTTTACTTAAGAGAGAAGAGATAATAAAACGATTAGTTGCCATTACTTGA
- the topA gene encoding type I DNA topoisomerase, with protein MKLVIVESPAKAKTINKYLGDEFKVIASFGHIRDLPSKKGSVLPDKNFAMEYDISDKASKYVDAIVKYARKAEAVYLATDPDREGESISWHVAEVIKEKNKVESDDFFKRVAFNEITKKAIIHAVENPRKLDTNLVNAQQARRALDYLVGFTLSPLLWRKLPGCKSAGRVQSVALRLICDREDEIERFKAEEYWDISLKMQNSNNELFTAKLTHVNDQKLKKFSIINEKEAKDLTRKLKLQKFYVEKIEKKQQKRQPQPPFITSSLQQEAARKLGFSAKKTMQIAQKLYEGVDIGKETIGLITYMRTDGVTLSNDAIADIRKLIDKNYGNKYLPINPRIYQSKVKNAQEAHEAIRPTNITYTPDNLKQKLEKDYYKLYELIWQRTIACQMENVIMDLVIANLASENKEYLAKANGSIIAFDGFYKVYRESLDDEDEEDNKMLPPLKAQEHIKTKEVIPNKHFTEPPPRYSEASLVKKLEELGIGRPSTYASILSVLQDRKYVTLEKKRFIPEELGRLVTVFLVGFFKKYVEYDFTAGLENELDEIAAGKLEWKTSLNNFWSGFNNNIESVNEQKITEIINYLQKALDYHLFGENKESKVCPSCKTGQLSLKLGKFGAFLACSNYPECTFKKSIVSGNDNNEDEGNLSTILNDNKILGTDKDGVEIYLKTGPYGPYIQLGEQCGKVKPKRTPVPTNLKQSEITLEVALKLLSLPLKIGIHKDSGEEIIIGYSKFGPYIKYMCKFISVPKKYDFLNLNLDDAIKLIENNKAKLEKKHRSMV; from the coding sequence ATGAAATTAGTAATAGTAGAATCACCAGCAAAGGCAAAAACAATAAATAAATATTTAGGCGATGAGTTTAAGGTTATTGCATCATTTGGTCATATTAGAGATTTACCATCTAAAAAAGGTTCGGTATTGCCTGATAAAAATTTTGCAATGGAATATGATATTTCAGATAAAGCCAGTAAATATGTAGATGCAATAGTTAAATATGCGAGAAAAGCCGAGGCAGTATATCTTGCAACTGATCCTGATCGTGAAGGCGAATCTATCTCATGGCATGTTGCAGAGGTAATAAAAGAAAAAAATAAGGTTGAATCAGATGATTTTTTTAAAAGAGTAGCATTTAATGAGATTACTAAAAAAGCAATTATTCATGCAGTTGAAAACCCTAGGAAACTAGATACTAACTTAGTCAATGCACAGCAAGCAAGAAGGGCTTTAGACTATTTAGTCGGATTTACCCTTTCACCTCTTTTATGGCGTAAATTACCTGGCTGTAAATCAGCAGGACGCGTACAGTCTGTAGCTCTGCGATTAATATGTGATCGAGAAGATGAAATAGAGCGTTTCAAAGCAGAAGAATATTGGGATATTAGCCTTAAAATGCAAAATAGTAATAACGAACTATTTACTGCTAAATTGACTCATGTAAACGATCAAAAGTTAAAAAAATTCTCAATTATTAATGAAAAAGAAGCCAAAGATTTAACACGGAAATTAAAGTTACAAAAATTTTATGTTGAAAAGATAGAAAAGAAACAACAAAAACGTCAACCACAACCGCCTTTTATTACTTCATCACTACAACAAGAAGCAGCAAGAAAACTAGGTTTTAGTGCTAAAAAGACGATGCAAATAGCACAAAAACTTTATGAAGGTGTTGATATAGGTAAAGAAACTATAGGACTGATTACTTATATGAGAACCGATGGCGTTACATTATCAAATGATGCAATAGCAGATATACGTAAGTTAATCGATAAAAATTATGGCAATAAATATTTACCAATTAACCCTAGAATTTATCAATCCAAAGTAAAAAATGCTCAAGAAGCTCATGAAGCAATAAGACCAACAAATATTACTTATACTCCTGATAATTTAAAACAAAAGCTAGAAAAAGATTATTATAAGCTTTATGAACTAATTTGGCAAAGAACTATAGCCTGCCAAATGGAAAATGTTATAATGGATTTAGTAATTGCAAATTTAGCTTCAGAAAATAAAGAATATTTAGCAAAAGCAAATGGGTCAATTATAGCATTTGATGGTTTTTATAAGGTTTATCGTGAAAGTCTAGATGATGAAGATGAAGAAGATAATAAAATGCTACCACCTTTAAAAGCACAAGAACATATTAAAACTAAAGAAGTTATTCCAAATAAGCATTTTACCGAGCCACCTCCAAGATATTCAGAAGCAAGTTTAGTCAAGAAACTTGAAGAGCTTGGTATCGGTCGTCCTTCAACTTATGCTAGTATTTTATCAGTTTTACAAGATCGAAAATATGTTACACTTGAGAAAAAACGTTTTATACCTGAAGAGCTTGGACGTTTAGTAACAGTATTTTTAGTTGGTTTTTTTAAAAAATATGTAGAATATGATTTTACTGCTGGTCTTGAAAATGAATTAGACGAAATAGCTGCAGGCAAACTTGAATGGAAAACTTCTTTAAATAATTTTTGGAGTGGTTTTAATAATAATATTGAATCGGTAAATGAACAAAAAATAACCGAAATTATTAACTATTTACAGAAAGCTCTTGATTATCATCTATTTGGTGAGAATAAAGAATCTAAAGTATGTCCATCATGCAAAACTGGTCAGCTTAGCTTAAAGCTTGGTAAATTTGGAGCATTTTTAGCATGTAGTAATTATCCTGAATGTACTTTTAAAAAATCTATTGTGAGCGGTAACGATAATAACGAGGATGAAGGCAATCTTTCAACTATTCTTAATGATAATAAAATTTTAGGTACTGATAAAGATGGAGTGGAAATATATCTTAAAACAGGACCTTATGGACCTTATATTCAGCTTGGCGAACAATGCGGCAAAGTAAAGCCAAAACGTACTCCTGTACCTACTAACTTAAAACAAAGTGAAATCACACTTGAAGTTGCATTAAAACTCCTAAGCTTACCACTGAAAATCGGTATTCATAAGGATAGCGGAGAGGAAATTATAATAGGATACAGTAAATTCGGCCCCTACATAAAATATATGTGTAAATTTATTTCGGTGCCAAAAAAATATGATTTTCTAAATTTAAACTTAGATGATGCAATTAAGCTAATTGAAAACAATAAAGCGAAATTAGAAAAGAAACATAGATCAATGGTTTAA
- a CDS encoding peroxiredoxin, producing MSVFVGKTAPDFTAKAIMPNNNIDDKFKLSDYAAGDNVVLFFYPLDFTFVCPSEIIAFHNKLGEFTERRTKVIAVSVDSHFSHLAWKNTPHNKGGLGQIQFPMISDITKDISSKYNVLNEDGIALRGTFLIDKDFIVRHMLVNDLPIGRDINYTLKVIDALTHHQKHGEVCPAGWHKGEEAITPSHEGIAHYLSSHAEKL from the coding sequence ATGTCAGTATTTGTCGGAAAAACTGCTCCAGATTTTACAGCTAAAGCTATTATGCCTAATAATAATATAGACGATAAGTTTAAACTTAGCGATTATGCTGCGGGTGATAATGTAGTATTATTTTTTTATCCTTTAGATTTTACTTTTGTTTGTCCATCGGAAATTATAGCATTTCACAATAAGCTTGGTGAATTTACCGAAAGACGTACTAAAGTAATAGCTGTTAGCGTTGATTCGCATTTTAGCCATTTAGCATGGAAAAATACTCCACATAATAAAGGTGGACTTGGACAAATACAATTCCCTATGATATCCGATATAACAAAAGATATTTCTTCAAAATATAATGTACTTAATGAAGATGGTATTGCTTTGCGTGGAACTTTTCTAATCGATAAAGATTTTATAGTACGTCATATGCTAGTTAATGACTTACCTATTGGTCGTGATATTAATTATACATTAAAAGTGATTGATGCTTTAACTCATCATCAAAAACATGGAGAAGTTTGTCCTGCAGGCTGGCATAAAGGTGAAGAAGCGATTACTCCTTCACATGAAGGTATAGCACACTATTTAAGCTCACATGCTGAGAAATTATAG
- a CDS encoding SPFH domain-containing protein — translation MEYALLIFSIITILVIIQMVKVVPQQQAWVVEKLGKFDKVLQPGLNFLIPIIQRVAYKHTLKEEAIDVTAQTAISNDNVTLSIDGVLYVKIIDPMAASYGVNNPYYAITQLAQTTMRSEIGKLPLDRTFEERDALNVAIVSAINQASINWGIQCMRYEIKDIQPPQTILKAMELQVAAERQKRAQILESEGNRQAKINHAEGEKAQIVLNSEASYTDQVNRAKGEAEAIGLVATATANSIEIVATAIQKTGGSDAVALKIAEQYINAFGNLAKDTNTVILPTNLSEPSSFVTGALSIFNQLKASSDQKRDK, via the coding sequence ATGGAATATGCATTATTAATTTTCAGTATTATAACAATTTTAGTGATAATACAAATGGTTAAAGTTGTACCTCAACAGCAAGCATGGGTCGTAGAAAAACTCGGGAAATTCGATAAAGTACTACAACCAGGTTTAAATTTCCTCATACCTATTATTCAAAGAGTCGCATACAAACATACTTTAAAAGAAGAAGCAATAGACGTGACTGCTCAAACTGCCATTTCAAATGACAATGTAACATTATCTATTGATGGTGTTTTATATGTTAAAATAATTGACCCAATGGCAGCGTCTTATGGAGTTAATAATCCTTACTATGCTATAACACAACTCGCTCAAACTACTATGCGTTCAGAAATTGGTAAACTCCCTTTAGATAGAACTTTCGAAGAACGTGATGCTTTAAATGTAGCAATTGTATCAGCGATTAATCAGGCTTCAATAAATTGGGGCATACAATGTATGCGTTATGAAATTAAAGATATTCAACCACCGCAAACCATATTAAAAGCTATGGAACTACAAGTAGCAGCTGAGCGTCAAAAAAGAGCTCAAATTTTAGAATCAGAAGGTAATAGGCAAGCAAAAATTAACCATGCAGAAGGCGAAAAAGCACAAATAGTACTTAATTCAGAGGCTTCTTATACCGATCAAGTTAATAGAGCAAAAGGTGAAGCTGAAGCAATAGGGTTGGTCGCTACCGCTACGGCAAATAGTATTGAAATTGTAGCAACTGCTATACAAAAAACTGGAGGTAGTGATGCAGTAGCTCTAAAAATAGCTGAGCAATATATTAATGCATTCGGGAATTTAGCTAAAGATACGAACACAGTAATTTTACCTACGAATCTTTCAGAACCTAGTAGTTTTGTAACCGGAGCATTAAGTATATTTAACCAATTAAAAGCCTCTTCAGATCAGAAAAGAGATAAGTAG
- a CDS encoding phosphoethanolamine transferase, whose product MLKNILKHFDTKLIKLSSILAFLYCLLFNTAILIYKFDYYKATIFKGILELSKDFCYIYIFAFIAFFGLNVHRFVLKFGAGFLFITSAIASYYIYFFKINPTKQVIGSFFSTDLNEVYELISIKLIIWIIFCLFTCFYTLRSFIAKNSKSFFTTLLSAACLLIFIYNIITPSFKILKNYFPIQYLHNSYLNFATIFGDINYADISKQYHFIDNSDPDIIGVLVIGESARFDHFGINGYKRDTTPYLNTTKNIISFKAESSYNLTYLSVPSLLSRYPANQIENSRLENTFLSILTRLGFNTTWIGTQTLMRNFANFDLSNIYNDVNFTIVPGGSALFSLNDHDEKILPFTKEIITKSGKQFLVLHTSGSHWNYNARYPKKFEHFTPICHIKVKGDASDCDQLALMNSYDNSILYTDFLLSNIIGLLKDKNAFLLYVSDHGESLGENGYYGHGGPLLSEQITVPFIVWVSDTFKTKYPESVDAIKSYSSTEISHDYVFHSILDCLNINSDIINKSLSLCKSS is encoded by the coding sequence ATGCTAAAAAATATTTTAAAACATTTCGATACAAAATTAATTAAATTATCTTCGATTCTAGCCTTTCTTTATTGCTTGTTATTTAATACCGCAATATTGATTTATAAATTTGATTACTATAAAGCAACAATTTTTAAAGGAATATTAGAGTTATCAAAAGATTTTTGTTATATTTATATATTTGCTTTTATAGCATTTTTCGGTCTTAACGTACATAGATTCGTCTTAAAATTTGGCGCAGGGTTTTTATTTATAACATCTGCTATTGCTAGTTATTATATTTATTTCTTCAAAATCAATCCTACTAAACAAGTAATAGGGAGTTTTTTTTCAACGGATTTAAACGAAGTGTATGAATTAATAAGCATTAAATTAATAATATGGATAATTTTTTGCCTTTTTACTTGTTTTTATACACTGAGATCGTTTATCGCAAAAAATTCCAAATCATTTTTCACAACACTATTATCGGCTGCATGTTTACTTATTTTTATATATAACATTATTACTCCTTCATTTAAAATACTAAAAAATTATTTCCCAATTCAGTATTTACATAATAGCTACCTTAATTTTGCTACAATTTTTGGTGATATAAATTATGCAGATATTAGCAAACAATATCACTTTATAGATAACTCTGACCCTGATATTATAGGAGTTTTAGTTATAGGAGAATCAGCAAGATTTGACCATTTTGGTATTAACGGTTATAAAAGAGATACAACTCCATACTTAAATACTACTAAAAACATAATTTCTTTCAAAGCGGAATCTTCTTATAACCTTACATATCTTTCTGTACCGTCATTACTTTCACGTTATCCTGCAAATCAAATTGAAAATAGTAGGCTAGAGAACACTTTTTTATCAATTTTAACAAGACTTGGCTTTAATACTACTTGGATTGGTACTCAAACTTTAATGAGAAATTTTGCAAATTTTGACCTTAGTAATATCTATAATGATGTTAATTTTACTATAGTGCCAGGCGGATCTGCCTTATTTTCTTTAAATGATCATGATGAAAAAATATTGCCATTTACAAAAGAAATTATTACAAAATCAGGAAAACAATTTTTAGTATTGCATACGTCAGGAAGCCATTGGAATTATAACGCAAGATATCCAAAAAAATTTGAACATTTTACCCCGATCTGCCATATTAAAGTGAAAGGTGATGCAAGCGATTGTGATCAGCTGGCTTTAATGAACAGTTATGATAACTCAATTTTATACACTGATTTTTTGTTATCTAATATAATTGGATTACTAAAAGATAAAAATGCATTTTTATTATATGTGTCAGATCACGGCGAATCTCTTGGAGAAAATGGCTATTATGGTCATGGCGGTCCACTACTTTCAGAACAAATAACAGTCCCATTTATAGTTTGGGTATCAGATACTTTTAAAACAAAATACCCTGAATCGGTAGATGCAATTAAAAGTTATTCTAGTACCGAGATTAGTCATGATTATGTATTTCATTCAATCCTTGACTGTTTAAATATAAATTCGGATATCATAAATAAAAGCTTAAGTCTATGTAAATCTAGTTAA
- the ruvX gene encoding Holliday junction resolvase RuvX yields the protein MIIKNLQEFYRLLIPNEPLIAIDYGSKKIGVALSDQALAIAMPLNTITELNQRVIITSLLNIIEKYQVCGIVIGLPIDMSGGVTKQTNIVMKFADKLKQSVSLPIYLQDERLTTKSANNFLKSFGIKRKDRNNNDDAVAASMILEIVLNAIKRFNL from the coding sequence ATGATCATAAAAAATCTTCAAGAATTTTATAGACTTTTAATACCAAATGAGCCGCTTATCGCTATCGATTACGGAAGTAAAAAAATAGGAGTAGCATTATCTGATCAAGCACTTGCTATTGCTATGCCATTAAATACTATTACTGAGCTAAACCAAAGGGTCATTATTACTTCCTTACTTAATATAATAGAGAAATATCAAGTTTGCGGTATTGTAATTGGTCTTCCTATTGATATGAGCGGAGGAGTAACAAAACAAACAAATATAGTAATGAAATTTGCTGACAAACTGAAACAGTCTGTTAGCTTGCCTATATATTTACAAGATGAAAGATTAACTACGAAATCTGCAAATAATTTTCTTAAATCATTCGGGATAAAAAGAAAGGACCGTAATAATAATGATGACGCAGTAGCTGCTAGTATGATCCTTGAAATCGTGCTTAATGCTATTAAGAGGTTTAATCTTTAA
- a CDS encoding dTDP-4-dehydrorhamnose reductase family protein produces MKILILGVTGMLGNSMFRFLTQDSKFDVCATARNNAATLYFSKDLTNKLITNVDVANHDSLVEVLNKINPDVVINCIGLVKQLADVNDPLKVLPINSLLPHRLANLCGLIGSRLIHISTDCVFSGKRGNYNESDFPDCDDLYGRSKFLGEVDYPHAITLRTSIIGHELSSNRSLINWFLSTEGCVKGFAKAIYSGFPTVEFARIIRDFVLPNTELHGLYHVASNPINKLDLLKLVAEIYNKEIEIIPSDELIVERSLDSTRFNSITGYKPPEWRELVKRMYEFG; encoded by the coding sequence ATGAAAATATTAATTTTAGGTGTTACAGGTATGCTGGGTAACAGCATGTTTAGGTTTTTAACTCAGGATAGTAAATTTGACGTTTGTGCAACAGCTCGCAATAATGCAGCAACTTTATACTTTTCTAAAGATTTAACAAATAAATTAATTACAAATGTAGATGTTGCAAACCACGATTCTTTAGTTGAGGTTTTAAATAAAATAAATCCTGATGTTGTTATAAATTGTATAGGACTTGTAAAACAATTAGCTGATGTAAATGACCCGTTAAAAGTATTGCCGATAAATAGTTTATTGCCTCATAGGTTAGCAAATTTATGCGGACTTATAGGTAGTAGATTAATCCATATTAGTACGGATTGTGTATTTTCAGGGAAAAGAGGTAATTATAATGAGAGTGATTTTCCTGATTGTGATGATCTGTATGGTCGTTCAAAATTTCTCGGTGAAGTAGATTATCCGCATGCTATCACTTTACGTACTTCTATTATAGGTCATGAGTTATCGAGTAATAGAAGTTTAATAAATTGGTTTTTAAGTACAGAAGGTTGTGTAAAAGGTTTTGCAAAAGCTATTTATTCAGGATTCCCGACTGTAGAGTTTGCAAGAATCATAAGAGATTTTGTATTACCGAATACAGAACTACATGGACTTTATCATGTTGCATCCAACCCTATTAATAAATTAGATTTGTTAAAATTAGTTGCAGAAATATATAATAAAGAAATTGAAATTATTCCTTCAGATGAGCTGATAGTAGAGCGCTCACTAGATTCTACTCGTTTTAACTCTATAACTGGATATAAGCCTCCTGAATGGCGCGAGCTTGTAAAGCGCATGTATGAGTTTGGGTAA